One genomic window of Choloepus didactylus isolate mChoDid1 chromosome 27, mChoDid1.pri, whole genome shotgun sequence includes the following:
- the ETV2 gene encoding ETS translocation variant 2 isoform X2: protein MDLWNWDEASSQEVPPGNRLSAGTELAFYFPELALQGDPLTAETSWEGLPQLDWGPELPQIDAPWGTEPALPPLAWSADWTDLARLGWDPRSPASQALGPAPPDPGASHSAGSEGPADADWTCSARGATSWSHAPAAGNSRRWDCSVGPDGATCWGKGLGREPRVDYTISWGGPAGSDCTNSRDLGPQTACTASSQRHQNSGCTSSEPSQQSDRATLTCCPKTNHRGGAAVGRAQEEAGNELREAEPRPALLLPPRHRAQERWAQVHVPLRGLRARPGLARPRGGGPGAVTQ, encoded by the exons ATGGATTTGTGGAACTGGGATGAAGCCTCATCACAGGAAGTGCCCCCAGGGAACAGGCTCTCAG CAGGAACCGAACTCGCCTTCTATTTCCCTGAACTGGCACTTCAAGGCGACCCTCTGACAGCGGAGACAAGCTGGGAAG GGCTCCCACAGCTGGACTGGGGCCCCGAGTTACCACAAATAGATGCTCCATGGGGGACTG AGCCCGCCCTGCCACCTCTTGCGTGGTCGGCAGACTGGACGGATCTGGCGCGTCTCGGCTGGGACCCTCGGAGCCCCgcctcccaggccctgggccccGCCCCTCCCGACCCGGGAGCCTCCCACTCCGCGGGCTCTGAAGGGCCGGCGGACGCGGACTGGACCTGCTCCGCCCGGGGCGCCACGTCGTGGTCGCACGCCCCCGCAGCTGGGAACTCCCGGCGCTGGGACTGTTCTGTCGGCCCCGATGGCGCCACCTGCTGGGGCAAGGGCCTCGGCAGGGAGCCGCGCGTGGACTATACCATTTCGTGGGGCGGGCCTGCGGGCTCGGACTGTACCAACTCCCGGGACCTGGGACCGCAGACGGCTTGCACCGCCTCTTCCCAGAGGCACCAGAATTCAGGCTGCACTTCCTCGGAACCAAGCCAGCAGTCGGATCGTGCCACATTAACCTGTTGCCCCAAAACCAACCACCGAG GTGGCGCGGCTGTGGGGCGAGCGCAAGAGGAAGCCGGGAATGAATTACGAGAAGCTGAGCCGCGGCCTGCGCTATTACTACCGCCGCGACATCGTGCGCAAGAGCGGTGGGCGCAAGTACACGTACCGCTTCGGGGGCTGCGTGCCCGGCCTGGCCTAGCCCGACCGCGCGGTGGCGGACCGGGAGCAGTGACCCAATAA
- the ETV2 gene encoding ETS translocation variant 2 isoform X1 — MDLWNWDEASSQEVPPGNRLSAGTELAFYFPELALQGDPLTAETSWEGLPQLDWGPELPQIDAPWGTEPALPPLAWSADWTDLARLGWDPRSPASQALGPAPPDPGASHSAGSEGPADADWTCSARGATSWSHAPAAGNSRRWDCSVGPDGATCWGKGLGREPRVDYTISWGGPAGSDCTNSRDLGPQTACTASSQRHQNSGCTSSEPSQQSDRATLTCCPKTNHRGPIQLWQFLLELLRDGSRSSCIRWTGNSREFQLCDPKEVARLWGERKRKPGMNYEKLSRGLRYYYRRDIVRKSGGRKYTYRFGGCVPGLA, encoded by the exons ATGGATTTGTGGAACTGGGATGAAGCCTCATCACAGGAAGTGCCCCCAGGGAACAGGCTCTCAG CAGGAACCGAACTCGCCTTCTATTTCCCTGAACTGGCACTTCAAGGCGACCCTCTGACAGCGGAGACAAGCTGGGAAG GGCTCCCACAGCTGGACTGGGGCCCCGAGTTACCACAAATAGATGCTCCATGGGGGACTG AGCCCGCCCTGCCACCTCTTGCGTGGTCGGCAGACTGGACGGATCTGGCGCGTCTCGGCTGGGACCCTCGGAGCCCCgcctcccaggccctgggccccGCCCCTCCCGACCCGGGAGCCTCCCACTCCGCGGGCTCTGAAGGGCCGGCGGACGCGGACTGGACCTGCTCCGCCCGGGGCGCCACGTCGTGGTCGCACGCCCCCGCAGCTGGGAACTCCCGGCGCTGGGACTGTTCTGTCGGCCCCGATGGCGCCACCTGCTGGGGCAAGGGCCTCGGCAGGGAGCCGCGCGTGGACTATACCATTTCGTGGGGCGGGCCTGCGGGCTCGGACTGTACCAACTCCCGGGACCTGGGACCGCAGACGGCTTGCACCGCCTCTTCCCAGAGGCACCAGAATTCAGGCTGCACTTCCTCGGAACCAAGCCAGCAGTCGGATCGTGCCACATTAACCTGTTGCCCCAAAACCAACCACCGAG GTCCCATTCAGCTGTGGCAGTTCCTCCTCGAGCTGCTCCGCGATGGGTCGCGCAGCAGCTGCATCCGCTGGACGGGCAACAGCCGCGAGTTCCAGCTGTGCGACCCCAAAGAG GTGGCGCGGCTGTGGGGCGAGCGCAAGAGGAAGCCGGGAATGAATTACGAGAAGCTGAGCCGCGGCCTGCGCTATTACTACCGCCGCGACATCGTGCGCAAGAGCGGTGGGCGCAAGTACACGTACCGCTTCGGGGGCTGCGTGCCCGGCCTGGCCTAG
- the LOC119521797 gene encoding cytochrome c oxidase subunit 6B1 → MAEDIKTKIKNYRTAPFDSRFPNQNQTRNCWQNYLDFHRCEKAMTAKDGDVSVCEWYRRVYKSLCPISWVSAWDDRRAEGTFPGKI, encoded by the exons ATGGCAGAAGACATCAAGACCAAAATCAAGAACTACCGAACTGCCCCTTTTGACAGCCGCTTCCCCAACCAGAACCAGACCAGGAACTGCTGGCAGAACTACCTGG ACTTTCACCGCTGCGAGAAGGCAATGACTGCTAAAGACGGTGACGTCTCCGTGTGCGAATGGTACCGGCGTGTGTATAAGTCCCTCTGCCCCATATCCTGG GTGTCAGCCTGGGACGACCGCAGGGCAGAAGGCACATTTCCTGGGAAGATCTGA